One genomic segment of Anaerobiospirillum thomasii includes these proteins:
- a CDS encoding AMP-binding protein, with protein sequence MCHLSAICCAAFKENGTFRWGGVKTLRLCNFIGEALPYSVCKDMAYSAVNSVIYNSYGPTEATVAISYFKVCDYKRSGNVPIGTIYSGSVAILRAADGTIAKDEGEICLGGPQICNGYYKNEAKNASAFFMHEGIRFYRTGDLGCYDMVDDRRVLVYKGRIDDEVKVQGFRVSLLEIDEAFVSAFKVSGAAVALYDNLGSASIALVVHGKDNSIDKKEIINTLKEMLPFYMLPSKIIFKESMPYNANGKLDRKALFNELSS encoded by the coding sequence CTGTGTCACCTTAGTGCCATCTGCTGTGCTGCATTTAAAGAAAATGGGACTTTTAGATGGGGGGGGGTAAAGACTTTAAGGTTATGTAATTTTATTGGTGAGGCTTTGCCTTACAGTGTCTGTAAGGATATGGCTTACAGTGCTGTTAACAGTGTAATTTATAACTCATATGGACCTACTGAGGCCACAGTTGCCATAAGTTATTTTAAAGTTTGTGATTATAAACGTTCTGGCAATGTACCTATAGGTACTATCTATTCAGGATCAGTAGCCATACTGCGCGCAGCTGACGGTACAATAGCTAAGGATGAGGGTGAGATCTGCTTAGGTGGTCCTCAGATCTGCAATGGCTATTATAAAAACGAGGCTAAAAACGCATCAGCCTTTTTTATGCATGAGGGCATACGTTTTTACAGGACAGGCGATCTTGGCTGTTATGACATGGTTGATGACAGGAGAGTTCTTGTCTATAAAGGCCGTATTGATGATGAGGTTAAGGTTCAGGGTTTTAGAGTTTCACTGCTTGAGATTGATGAGGCCTTTGTTTCAGCCTTTAAAGTATCAGGTGCGGCCGTAGCCTTGTATGATAATCTTGGCAGTGCAAGTATTGCACTTGTGGTACATGGCAAAGATAACAGCATAGATAAAAAAGAGATTATAAATACGCTCAAAGAAATGCTGCCTTTTTATATGCTGCCATCTAAAATAATTTTCAAAGAGAGCATGCCATACAATGCCAATGGCAAGCTTGACAGAAAAGCTCTGTTTAATGAGCTTAGTTCTTAA
- a CDS encoding AAC(3) family N-acetyltransferase, which produces MFDPKSFLQNSFSKDDLFKTLERLGVKQADTLLVHSSLFALGLPSDNIVNLDEFYYKALREYVGEQGTLIFPAFTYSYCKGQSFDIKNTQSAVSSLANYCIHKHIGYRSADALFSYIIDGPDAPNLKFSNVCFDIEDGIAGYMLDKNARVLMLGVGFAWLTAFYSVDQKLKVPYRFFKEFKGTTVYDTHECESSFYYFCRALCDNTVNNNDTIDTTLAQHGDKTMTVTLGRGSVSSALLSDLFFIFESYVKQDPWYFLQGPATDTGDLKDAAINKMLYPCYKL; this is translated from the coding sequence ATGTTTGATCCTAAATCATTTTTGCAAAATTCCTTTTCAAAAGATGATTTATTCAAAACTCTAGAGCGCCTTGGTGTTAAACAGGCAGATACTCTTTTAGTACATAGCTCTTTATTTGCCTTAGGGCTGCCATCTGACAATATTGTCAATCTTGATGAATTTTACTATAAGGCCTTGCGTGAATATGTAGGGGAGCAGGGCACACTTATTTTCCCGGCTTTTACCTACAGTTATTGTAAAGGCCAGAGCTTTGATATTAAAAATACACAAAGCGCGGTAAGCTCACTTGCCAATTACTGTATACACAAGCATATAGGTTACAGAAGTGCTGATGCTCTTTTCTCCTACATAATTGATGGGCCAGATGCACCAAATCTTAAGTTTTCCAATGTCTGCTTTGACATAGAAGATGGCATTGCAGGCTATATGCTGGATAAAAACGCAAGAGTTTTGATGCTTGGTGTTGGTTTTGCCTGGCTTACAGCTTTTTACAGTGTGGATCAGAAATTAAAGGTGCCATATCGTTTCTTTAAGGAATTTAAAGGGACCACAGTTTATGATACACACGAGTGTGAGAGCAGTTTTTATTATTTCTGCAGAGCCCTGTGTGACAATACAGTAAACAATAACGATACTATAGATACTACCCTGGCACAGCATGGTGATAAAACCATGACAGTGACCCTGGGGCGTGGCAGTGTATCATCAGCACTGCTTAGTGATCTCTTCTTTATCTTTGAGTCATATGTAAAGCAGGATCCATGGTATTTTCTGCAGGGCCCTGCGACTGATACAGGTGATCTTAAAGATGCAGCTATAAACAAGATGCTTTATCCTTGCTATAAGCTCTAA
- a CDS encoding AMP-binding protein — protein sequence MTLHVKDRFLECVEKFADKEALDCHDGILSYRDLGLKALEFVSNFDLDATQKVGILGDRDVLSYVTLFASVISLRTFVPLNQRFPVNKLIYIIEKSDLDTIYVSKNCLNLIVKILPEVKRKLKVYVTDETAAQILHGSNADIRVIDFNAHDLEYKSYQHAQLRKAQAALYHPLYIIFTSGTTGDPKGVEVSFDNMTAYLDGISAVFNYSSEDRIALVSDITFDLSQGEIFCAFSHGAALVVVYPQYLFAFISFLDKKQISCVTLVPSAVLHLKKMGLLDGGG from the coding sequence GTGACTTTACATGTAAAGGACAGGTTTTTAGAGTGTGTAGAGAAGTTTGCGGACAAAGAGGCTCTTGACTGTCATGATGGCATTTTAAGCTATAGGGATCTGGGTTTAAAGGCTTTAGAGTTTGTCTCTAATTTTGATTTAGATGCAACACAGAAGGTTGGAATATTAGGTGACAGGGATGTTCTATCCTATGTAACTTTGTTTGCATCTGTTATCTCGCTTAGAACCTTTGTGCCTTTAAATCAGCGTTTTCCTGTTAACAAGCTCATTTATATTATAGAAAAATCAGATCTTGATACTATTTATGTCTCAAAAAACTGTCTGAATCTTATTGTAAAGATTCTGCCTGAAGTTAAAAGAAAGCTTAAAGTCTATGTTACTGATGAGACCGCAGCACAGATACTGCATGGTTCAAATGCCGATATAAGAGTTATAGATTTTAATGCACATGATCTTGAGTATAAGTCTTATCAGCACGCACAGCTGCGTAAGGCACAGGCAGCTTTATACCATCCTTTATATATTATTTTTACCTCAGGTACCACAGGCGATCCAAAGGGTGTTGAGGTCAGCTTTGATAATATGACTGCTTATTTAGATGGCATAAGCGCAGTCTTTAATTACAGCAGTGAGGATAGAATTGCTCTTGTTTCAGATATTACCTTTGATTTGTCACAGGGTGAGATTTTCTGTGCATTCAGTCATGGTGCCGCACTTGTTGTAGTGTATCCGCAATATCTCTTTGCTTTTATCTCCTTCCTTGATAAAAAGCAGATAAGCTGTGTCACCTTAGTGCCATCTGCTGTGCTGCATTTAAAGAAAATGGGACTTTTAGATGGGGGGGGGTAA